The following proteins are encoded in a genomic region of Mustela erminea isolate mMusErm1 chromosome 3, mMusErm1.Pri, whole genome shotgun sequence:
- the LOC116586610 gene encoding interleukin-3-like, with protein MNSLPVLHFLLLLLGLQAPQVQGRSLLTYPPQQNFKMISEIIDILNSSPSPAEETLDPNETNTLLNTTLLRPNLNAFLNATKYFYSNESLIWKNLKEFLPLLPTPTPTGEPISIGNNWSDFQKKLKKYLETLDNFLNFKNNH; from the exons ATGAACAGCCTCCCCGTCCTGCActttctcctgctcctgcttGGACTGCAAGCCCCGCAGGTCCAGGGGCGGTCCTTGCTGACATACCCGCCTCAGCAAAACTTCAAGATGATCAGTGAAATTATAGACATCTTAAACAGTTCACCCTCGCCTGCAGAA gaAACCTTGGACCCAAATGAGACAAATACCCTGCTG AACACTACCCTTCTGAGGCCAAACCTGAATGCATTCTTGAATGCTACCAAATATTTCTACAGCAATGAATCACTTATCTGGAAAAATCTTAAG GAATTCCTGCCACTCCTGCCGACTCCCACACCCACG GGAGAACCAATCTCTATTGGGAATAACTGGAGTGATTTCCAAAAGAAGCTGAAAAAGTATCTGGAAACCCTTGATAACTTTCTGAATTTCAAGAACAACCACTGA